ggagaTAAGTGTTTCCCTAGCTTATCAGTAACTGTATTGTGACTCACAGGGGCAATTGGCAGGAGTGGTaggccttgggacagaaggtgttaaatcGAGGAtctccttttgttgtgagctttctaatACATCCACCCTTcactgccttccccccccccacctcccactcatctgggggagggggcgaaagcatcagctttccttGAGCTTCCTGAGCTTTTGTTCTGGCCACCAGTTAACTAATTTCTCTAGTCTGACTGTGGGTAATCCATTCATCAAATCTCGTGGAACACCCTTTTGCCAGCCAAGAGTCCAGAGACGATTACGTTTATGACCAATATTTCGCCTACCTGTTCTTACTGGCAATGAGACCCTTCCAGTTTCACTAAGCTTTGGACTAGGTGGCCCAGGGGCAAGgctgactgctgcaagcctcacTTCCCTTGGGTCAAATTTACTAGTGTTAGAAATTGCCGgcccatattttctttcatagttaATTAATTCTTGGGCAacctccccccatgtccatACTTTATATCCTGACTGCAGGTGGTTAGAGGTTACAGTTCCTTCTAATGCTGCCTGGGTTCTTTCTCTCTGAGGCAaagcttgtatttttccttgtagTTGTATACCTATAGGTTTCAGTGATTCTGGAAGCCCCCTAATTAAAGGAGTCATCCTTTCAGGATCAACAGGCATCATCATAGGTGATTCATGATGTGGCTGCAACTTTCTATCATACATCATTTGCAAACAGGCAGCCTTTTGGACACTTTCCACTAATTGATCCACTGTCCCATTAATAGCAAGAGGGTCTCCCCTTTCTAAAGGGTTGAGACCACCAGCCCAGTaagcagccctctgtgttaGGGACCAGGGAGCACGGTTGTTGccagtagttaaaaatactcctggcCCCCAAtaaccctcagcctccttttcggTTAGcattatttggtctccaccagtTAGACTGACTCTCCAAACATATTCCGTTTCTGATTCTTTTGGAGAACggctaaaatcctttttcagttttgctaattcagtgacagagaagggaatttctttaacattcattttaggATCCAGGTCCTCACCATTATCAAatgcatattcagtttttatcaaAGGACGCAATTGGGTTGGCGAGTCCTCTAATTTGTCAAGCCCTTCCCTCATTCCTTGTAGTTCCTTCTGAGGAAAAGTTTTTCCTTGAGGCAAATTATGGACAACAGCATTGCTAGTATTCTTATATGCTAATAGTTCCTTAAACGCCatttgcaacaaaactgaattatgttGCTCTCTTTGTAATTGTTCCTCAAGGTTCACTATTTgattctgcagagtttttaccaaTTCTTGCATTACTTTAACTGATTCCTGTAATGCTTGTACAGTTTGGGTTTCTGCCGAATGCTTTTCATCTCGGAACTCCAcggctgcttttaaagctgcacCGAGTACCGCACAAATAAACGATTTTCCTTTCCCGGCTCGGGTACGAGCCCcatgttgtaaaacacaaatg
The sequence above is a segment of the Excalfactoria chinensis isolate bCotChi1 chromosome 1, bCotChi1.hap2, whole genome shotgun sequence genome. Coding sequences within it:
- the LOC140247768 gene encoding uncharacterized protein translates to MSESIATMKGENVLFDLLEKHGARPSLSGVDWARQNWHNLQSVSDRICVLQHGARTRAGKGKSFICAVLGAALKAAVEFRDEKHSAETQTVQALQESVKVMQELVKTLQNQIVNLEEQLQREQHNSVLLQMAFKELLAYKNTSNAVVHNLPQGKTFPQKELQGMREGLDKLEDSPTQLRPLIKTEYAFDNGEDLDPKMNVKEIPFSVTELAKLKKDFSRSPKESETEYVWRVSLTGGDQIMLTEKEAEGYWGPGVFLTTGNNRAPWSLTQRAAYWAGGLNPLERGDPLAINGTVDQLVESVQKAACLQMMYDRKLQPHHESPMMMPVDPERMTPLIRGLPESLKPIGIQLQGKIQALPQRERTQAALEGTVTSNHLQSGYKVWTWGEVAQELINYERKYGPAISNTSKFDPREVRLAAVSLAPGPPSPKLSETGRVSLPVRTGRRNIGHKRNRLWTLGWQKGVPRDLMNGLPTVRLEKLVNWWPEQKLRKLKES